Genomic window (Fluviispira vulneris):
TCAGATGTTTTATACAGCTTGGAGAATCAAAATGGCAAATAACGGTCATGTTCTTTTAACTTCTCACCCTGCAAGCATTTTTAAACAAGCAGCTCCTCTCAACTGGGGAGAAAGCACACCCATTTTACGTGGTCCTGTGGTCGCATCTTTAACAAAAAGAGAGCACCGTAATGCGATTGGTACCCATAGTGGCAGCTACACTGTCTACAGAGCATTGGCCAATGCTTCTGGTGCCTTGACTATGGACCATAAACCTGACCTTACCAACACAGCACCCATCACAAATATTGGTCCTTTTCCGTCATGGGGCGACCCAGAAAAAATAGTCAGTCTTGACCCTTGGGGGGCTCAAGTCGCAGAAGCTTTTAAAAGTTTTTATGAAAAAGGATATGATATAAGACCAACAATTGCAATAACAACCGCTCATATTAATATGCCAGAAATAAATCAAGCAATTGAGTCAGGAAGATTGCATATTGATAATAAGATCATTACAAAAAACAAAGATGTTCTTGTAACTAAAGCAGCCATCGATCCCGTTTGGTATTTACCCGGAATTGCAAAGAGATTTAATGTTTCAGAAGGCGATCTCCGTCGAGTTCTTTTTGATCAAACGGGAGGAATGTTTCCTGAACTCATAACTCGCAAAGATTTAAAAATATTGCTTCCACCCATAGGCAGCACGTCTATTTATATGTTTGGAAATGTTGCGCATATATCTGATCTCTCTAAACAATTGACAGTACGTATTCATGATGAATGCAATGGATCTGACGTATTTGGTTCAGATATTTGCACCTGCCGCCCTTATCTAACTCATGGCATTGAAGAATCTATTCGCACTGCACAGGAAGGCGGATCTGGAGTGATTGTTTATTTTCGCAAAGAGGGACGTGCACTGGGTGAAGTGACAAAATTTCTCGTATACAATGCACGCAAAAGGCAAGAAGGTGGTGACAGTGCAGCTACTTATTTTCACCGGACAGAATGTGTCGCAGGCGTACAAGACATGCGTTTTCAACAACTTATGCCAGATGTTTTGCATTGGCTCGGTATACAACGCATAGACAATCTCGTGTCTATGAGTGATATGAAATACAATGCAATTGTTGACAGTGGAATAGAGGTTATCCGTAGGGTCTCAATACCCGATGAGCTTATACCATTGGATGCACAAGTAGAAATGGAAGCCAAAAAAGCGGCGGGATACTATACTGAAGGGAAAACAAAAGATGCGACTGAGCTCTTAAAAGTGAAAGGACGCAATCTGAATGAGTGATAATATGATAGATTATAGTGGAGATATCAACGATATTGAATATATCTTTTCTCCAGCAACAATTCGAAAAAAATCTTTAGAAATATATAATTTAACAATAGCTGACAAAACTCAGTTTCAAATTCATCTTGATAAAATTGATGAAGTTTCAAAATTTGTGATTGATGTTACTTTAAGCAATTATCCAAAATTAAATATTCCATTTCATTCGCGGTGGAATCACTTTAACGTTGGCAATATCGACAGAGTTTCAGAACTTATCTTACAACTTGAAAAGCAGACTCCCAGCCAACAAACCAAAGCGAAACTCGATCTCGTCGTTGTGAGTGTGCTGCTCGATGCAGGCGCTGGTATGCGCTGGCGTTACTTAGAACAAAAGTCGGGCAAAGAATATTCTCGTTCCGAAGGACTGGCTGTAGCAAGCTTTCGTCTATTTTTAGCAGGATTCTTTTCTGCCGACAAAAAAAGTCCTTTGCGTGTCGACGCCGAAAGACTTCTCTGCATAAGTGAAAAAGAACTGGCAGATGGCCTACAAGTAACTGAAAAAAATCCAATTATTGGTCTACAAGGGCGCTTAAAACTTCTGCACAATTTAGGACATGCTTTGCATAACGATGTGGATCTCTTTGGCACAGAAAGTCAGCGCATAGGAAATATGCTCGATTATTTCCAAGAAAAATCACCCTCAGGAAAAATATCAGCAACTTTTATTTTGCGCACATTGCAGCAGGGATTAGGTTCCATCTGGCCTGGACGGGCCACAATCAATCAAGTCAATATTGGTGATGTTTGGAACTATAAAGCTCTCGGTGAAGGGATTCAAGCTCTCGTTCCTTTTCATAAGTTGTCACAATGGCTTTCTTATTCTTTATTTGAGCCACTCACGGAAGCTGGTTTGAGCATTACGCAAATAGATTCCCTCACAGGTTTAGCAGAATATCGCAATGGAGGCCTTATCCTCGATTCAGGTTTAATCACTTTAAAAAACAAGGAAGAGCTTGAAAAAGTCCACTTGCCAAGTTCAGATCTTATTATTGAGTGGAGAGCTTTGACGATCACTTTCCTCGATGAAATCGGGAAAAAAGTAACAGAAATTTTGGGAAAAAAACCTTCAGAATTCCCTTTGGCGCGTGTTCTAGAAGGGGGTACATGGTGGGCTGGAAGAAAAATGGCTGAACAAATGCGCAAAGATAAAAGTCCACCCCTAAAAATAAACAGCGATGGAACTGTTTTTTAGTTTTTTTCAAAATTTCTTTCGCAGATTTACTAAAAATAATTTTTTTTATAATAAATATGCTAAAGGTTTTTCCCTAGAAACTGAGCATATGAATATTTTCTTCGATTATTATTTAAACGGCGCAGCTGAAAAAAATTCGACAAATCCTAAAATATATCCTTATTATTACAATAATTTTTCTTCATTGCCCAAAACCTTAATCATAGCCGGAGAATGCGATCCCCTGCGTGATGATGCCTATCTCTATGCACAAAAGTGTTATACTCATAAAACAGAAATGAAGTACTACGAATTTGCAGGAACTGTTCACGGCTTTTTCAGTACACTCGACACTTTTCCGGAGGCTAGGATATCAGCAGATTTAGTCTGTGAATTTATTTCAGCGTCCTCAGCAGTGGGAGAAAATTCTAGAATTTTAGGAACCTTTTCTACTGCAAATCTCTCTCTGATTTTATGAGAGCTGTCGATCACACAGGTGAAATCGCTCAAGTCAAAAGCTTTTAACACATCGTCAGGATTGGATTTAGTAGAAAAAGTATTTATTAATATCACATTTTCTTTATTGTTTTTATACTCTTTAATCTTTTCAAGTTTTTCCTTGCAGTCTATGCACCAAGTGGAAAAAAATACGAGTTTAACCTTTGGCAAAGTTTTTATAGATTTTTCGAAATCTGTTAATCCCATGTCCTGACATTTTGCGTAGCAAAACAAAGTATAATTGAGAAAAAAAATAAAAAACGAAATGCGCAAAAAATTTTTAAACATAGATCACATTTATATATAGTTAGAAAAAATAGTTCCTAAATACTACCATTTAAGAACAATTAACAATATTACAAATATTATTTTTTAGCAAATTTATTGTAATTTATTATTAGAAAAATGTTCTTTCATATGAAAGAGACAATGTATCAAAAGTTGTTTGATTTGCATTCGTAAAATAACCTAAATCTCCATTATAGGCTCCACCCATGGTATAAGACAACCTAAATGTATCTTCAAAAGTTGGTTTGTATTTTACATTGGCAAATAAGGAATTGGACTGTGCAGCATTTCTTGTCCAAGAAGTTTCTACGCCTGTGGTATTATTTTTATTTGTAACGACTTCTTTCCCAATATAATCAAGTATTGCACCACCTTGTACAGATATTTTGCTTTCTTTAAAAGAATGCCCAACTGTAAGAACAGTGGTGTATTGAAGATCGCGAGTGCGTTTAATTTGTGTTGTCGTTGAACTCAACATCCCACAGCAGGTTCTTCCTGCATTATCAGGATGTCTATCGAATGAATATGTCACAAATTGAGCAAAACCGAATTGGATAAATGGCATACCAAACCAGAAATCAAGTCCACCTGTGACTTGATGAAAACCATTGCCTACTGTTTTCACTGCTACAGGGTCATCATCGACCATATTTTTTGCAAGGCTGGGTTTATAACTGAGTGCCAATTGAATTTGTGGACGATAGGTGCTTGCAAGACTCATATCCATTAAATTGTAGCGGCCTGCGAGAATAGGATCGGCAACTAAATATTTATGTTCAAAACCTTCATTGACATTGGTTGGATTCACATCTCCTTGATTACGGACAAAAGACCCAGTTAAAGTAACAAACGAATTTTTAGTAGTTCTATAGCCAATTCCTAAAGTTAAAATACGTCGAGAAGATATTTTATGATTCGGAATTTGTTTCGTTTCTGAGATTTTTTTTACACCATAATCCATATAATTAAAATTTTGTGCGATCCCAAAATACATTTTCAAATTTTCATCGGGATTTAAAACCAATGGAGAGGTTGCACTTGATCCACAAGATGAGCATGCAAAAGCAGATTTCATAATCGTAAAGAAAACACCAGTAACAATAGTTGAATATATTTGACGAAACTTCATTTTTTACCCTTAAAACAACTTAAAACAACAAATCCGTAAAGAAAAATTACGGATTTTTTTGGATAGCACTTAAAAATAATTATTCAAGAAAAATACGCGAAACAAAATGTTGCAGTGATTTGCAAAAAAAATGATCTTTACATTTTAAAAAAATAATATAAAACTTAAACAGCATTATATATGAATATATCACTCAATAATGCTATATCACTAGAAATTTCAAGGAGATAAATTTTGAAAACACTTTTTAAAAAAACCGCTATATTACTGGTTATCTCTGCATTATTAACTAGTTGCGCAAGCATGTATGGAGATAATACCCGACTTGTCAAAGTCGATTCCCAACCACAAGGAGCTGATATTTATATTGATGGAGCCCGTGTCGGAAAAACCCCTTCTGTTATTACTCTCTCTTCTTATATTTATGGTGGTAAAACTCTTGTTCTAAGAAAAGAAAATTTCTCAGAAACTTCTATTATGGTTAATTCTAAATTCCAACCTGTCGGTATATGGAATATTTTAAATGGTTTTGGCTTTCTAATCGATGCCGCAACAGGAAATATTTTAAAGATTGATCCTGCGAATTTATCAGTACATACAGAACTAACGCCGATTATTCATTAAAAAAATAAATTAACAAAATATTTAAAACACTTAAGTATAACGATCCGAAAAAAGTTTTCTTATTTCAGATCGTTTTTAATTTGTATAATTAATTTGTTCTTCTTGCTTAGTCATAAGCTCATTCACGCTTTGAAAAACTTTTGAGACCTCGCGATCGATCGCATTGCTTTCTTTGATATCTTTTAAAAAAGTTGCCAATTTATCTTTATTTTTATTCTTTGAAAAAACTTTACTCTCATTTAATAATAAATTTTCTACATTTGCAATTCTCTCATGATTTTTGGCAATAAACTTTTGAAAAAGCGCAATTAATAAATCTTTTTCTCTGCGCAACTGTTCTGCTATCAAAGCATATTCTTCCATATTGAGTGCACGGGTAATCTCGTGAATAAGAAGTTCATGCGGAACAGGTTTATCGAGTAATCCATAGACCCCAAGACGAAGTGATTGAATGGCATCTTTTTTATTAGCAAATGCTGACTGGATAATAATGGGTTTACGGATATTTAACTTCCTAATTTCAGAAACAAACTTGAGTCCGTCAAGCATAGGCATTTTAATATCAGAGATTATTAAATTGGGCACATCTCCGGATTTGATTTTCTCTAAAGCTTCAACAGATGAATTGAATAAAACGATATTGATCTTCAAATAGATTTGAATGACTGATGCCATTGCATCCAATATATCTGGTTCATCGTCTACTATAAAAATTGTTTTATCCATAAAGTCTTTCTTCATTGCAAAGCTCCTTTAGCAAACAATCTTAATTCCACACGTTTATCTTTTTATTTTCATTCAAATCAGTCTGACTAATCCATTATAGTTTTTAAATGCCGCTCTTTGTCTGAACCTATGCTTTTTATTTATCCTCCGGAAATGAGCTACTAAATGTGTAACTACTCACTGTCCCATTTTCATTAAAACGTATGGTTAGGTCTTTTGTTTGACTTTCAGAAAAGGCGGAATATTTATAATACCCATATGAATATGTTCTGTAGCCAGAATCATAACCCACACGAAATGGTGGGCCAAAAGCCTTTTCAATTTCATCTTTTGTCGTTTTGTCTGATTTTATCCAAGTGACTTTGGCTGGAAACTGGGTGCCCACAGTAAGGCAAGAAACGGTAAGGAGGGATGCTCCAGAGAGAGAAACGAGGCTCAAAGCTGTTTGGAAATTCATATCTATCCTTTATTACTGAATAAAATGTTTAAATAATTATGCATTGCTGAAAGAAAATTTAAATTTGCTCTCATAACTTCATACATCATTCTGATTATGGCTTCAAAGGGAGTTTAGAAAGTAGACAAAAATTACGATAAAAATAAAGGAGAGATGTTCAAAAAAGCATCACTCTGACCTTTTGGAGGATTTAGACTGATTCTAATAAATTATTAACATTATGAAATTAAAAAGATTTTTTCTTGACGTCATTTTTCTCTTGCAAATAGAGACGTTCCGTGAAACACTGGGAACCGAGAATACTCCGTGAGTCATGAAAAGTTTTCAGAGCCACCGTTTTTCTCAAAGTTTTTATTGTTCGATACAACGCGTGGCATGGGGCTTTTGTGTTAGATCGGCATTTGTTCAATTCAACTGGAGATCCTGTGGGTACCAAGTTATATGTAGGCAATTTGCCTTTTTCTGTTAGTGAAAATGATGTTGCTAGTCTTTTTGAAAAGGCTGGTAATGTGGCTTCCGTTCGTGCCGTTATGGATCGCGAAACAGGCCGTTTTAAAGGATTCTGTTTTGTTGAAATGGGAACAGAAGCTGAAGCACAACAAGCTATTTCTATGTTCAACGGTTCTGAGCTTAACGGCCGTCCAATGATCGTAAACGAAGCTCGTCCACCTGAACCACGCAACAACCGCGGTGGATTCGGCGGCGGTCATCGTGGTGGCGATCGTGGTGGAAACCGCACTCGCTACTAAGATCAAGCTCAATTGATCCTTTTGCTAACGCGAATTAAAAAGCCCTCGTTCCTTTTAGGACTGAGGGCTTTTTAATTACTAATTAACTTCGTCCATTATAAATAGATTCAATACTTTCTCCATTCATTTTTCTCTGATGCAAATTTTGCTGTTTAGCAAAGTTTTCCATTACATCTTGCACAGTTTTATTTTGATTTTCTAAACTCTGCTCCCATGGTTTCTGTTGTTCCCATGGTTTCTGTTGTTCCCATGGTTTCTGTTGTTCCCATGGTTTAGTAAAATCATTTTTTGCATAATTATATTCCCAAGAATCCTCATGCCAAATTTTATCCTGCTCCCATGGCTTTTTCTGCTCCCATAAATTATTATAATTGTGAAAAATTTTTCGATAATTTGCTAAATTTTCAAAACTTACAAGCTCCCAAGGATTTTTATCCTCAGGTTGAGAGCCAGGTTCACGCATTGAGTCATTATTTTTTCCTACAAAATCAAATTTATAACGATAAAGCCTTTGCTTATGCTCAACAATTTGCCCTGGTTCATTGTAATTTTTTTGTGGATCCCACGCTGAATACACTGGCTGAAAAGAATCAGGTTGAATTGAAGACTTAGAATCATTTAATGTGTATTTACTATCTTGTGCAAAAGAATATAACGGTAAGACCAAAAATACACAAAGTATTTTTGGTGTAAATTTAAATTTATGCATAATCTCTTCTCTCAAAAAAAATAAAAACTTTCTTAAAATAATTAATTATATAAGTTAATTTTACACATTAAATTAATTATAAAATAAAAATATAAATAACACTTAATTAACTAACTTAAAAAAATTTAAATTTCTAGATAAATTAAAATATATTTTAATAAAATTTTAATTGATTTATTTTTAAACAATTTCATTCATTCTAACTTTACATCACTGCCTCAACTTCAACTCTCCTTTATTTTCCAAAGAGAATCGGTAAACATTTTCTTTTCATCGGTAAAATTTTTTATTACAGAAAATCCAGTATTCTGAGCAAAATTAAAAATATCATTATCTGAGTATTTAAATGAATTTTCTACGTGAATCGCCTCACCATAATCAAAACAAAATGATTTTTGTAATTTTTTAAAATAAATTGTCTGCAGTTTTTCAGAAATTAAAAACTTTGCATCGCTCCAATTAAGGGGTTGTAAAATCCATGATGAGAAAAGTTAGATTTTATAAAATTGGAGCCAATCTCAGCATTCATTCTTACAAGCAAATTTAAATTAAAATCGTGAGTTATATTCGCTTTATCGTTATAAGCTTCCGTAAGCAATGAAATATCTTTTTTCTTATCAAAACCTATGAGTAGAAAATCATTTTTTGTCATATGCTGACTAATTCCACTAAGCAAATCTTTTACCTGCGCTGGATCATAATTTCCAATCGTTGAACCTAAAAATAGAAAAAAGCGCCCATTATTGTCAATTGCAGGAGAAGAAAATGAATTATAATCTCCAATGATCGAGCTGGTTTGAATGTTTGGATATTTCCTGAACCGCGCAAGTGATTGTTCGATAGCAGAGATGCTAATATCAATAGCTTTGTAACTTATTTCTTTGGGATTCCAAGTCATAAAATGCTTAAGAATAATTTCTGCCTTCGAACCATCACCAGGCCCGAATTCTAAAATTTCTTTAATTTTCCCAACATAAGGTTTTAATTCACTCGCACAAGATGCTAAAATTTGCTTCTCAGTACGTGTTAAATAGTATTCTTCCTGCTCTGTTATAAGATCAAAAAGACGACTTCCTTCTTTATCGTAAAAATATTTGCTAGGAATTCGTTTTGGAAAACTCTCTAGTCCCTGCTTTACATCCAAAGCGAATTCTGATTCCTGTAATGAATTTTTATTATTGTTCATATTTTTTCCTATAATAAATTTATTTTATTTGAATAAAATATTTAATTTTTTATAAACTTAATCTAAAACATAAAAATTATAATCCAAATAACAAAATAGAAAAATACTAAACTCTTTTCAAGTTTTAAATTCATTTTTTAATGAAAATTTTGTCATTTGTTCATAATTAAATCATCAAAACTATCAACTCGCTTCTTTGTGATCATCATCTTCAGACTCCATCCACTTGCGCCATTTCTCGACCGTTTTTAAGAATTTTTTATCTGACTGCACTTTTGCCAAATCTGCAAGCCAACCGCCAATCATAACATCCTCTTGATGGACTTTGGCCGACTTCTTCATGGGTCTGTAATTGATTTTATACAGTCTTGTGGCAGGCATTTCGCCTTCAAAAAAGGAGGCCAAAGCAAATTCTTGTGAAACACCAATCTCTTTAGCCAATAGGATAGAAATCGAGCGCAGCAACTCGGATTTAGAAGAAGATTTCCCTGTCTTTACAGTGAGTTCATGCAAGGAGTAGACCACGGCATCAGCCAAGTTTTTATCTATTTTAGAAGGGTCGTAAGCCATCACAACGGGCAATGCATAGCTTAAAAAACCGCGCCAGAGTTCACGATCACGGGCATGTGAAGAATCGGCATAGGCTGAGATGCTCAGCATATCGAGTTCATTTTTATCCATCTGCCCCTCCTCTTTTTCTGGATTTTTTCCTTCTTTCTATCGGAGTCCTGTTCTATGTTAATAGTCATGGGGAACTCCCCTACGGTAAAAACTGCATTTAACCAGGTAGAACAAATGGCATTTATAGTATTTGAAGGTGGCGAAGGTGTTGGTAAAAGCACTCAAATCGAACTTCTTTTCACATCTTTAAAACAGCAAGGCATAACCTGCACGCTCACGCGCGAACCCGGAGGCACACCCTTTGCGGAGGACATTCGTGCGTTGTTCAAACGGATCAATGCGCATGGCGACGCCCCACTTCCCTTAACAGAGCTTCTGCTCATCACGGCCGCTCGCGCTCAGCACATACAAAAGGTCATCGAGCCCGGATTGAAAAAAGGTGAGCATATTATTTGTGATCGCTTTCTTGACAGCACATATGTGTATCAAAGTTTTGTGGGCAAGGTTGAGAAACAGGTGGTCGATGCCATTTCGCAATATGCTTTGCAAAATATCATTCCGGATCTCACATTGGTGTTAACGGCTGACCCACAGAAAGCTTTGTCGAGGATAAAAAAAGAAAAAAGGCGAACAGAAGACAGACTGGATTCTTTTTCAAATGATATTCATACACAAATAATGAATGGATATAAAGAAATATTAACGAACAAGTTACCTTATCCAAGTGGTAAAGTACCAGTTAGAATTGCAATCGACGCCAATGCATCTGTTGAAAATGTGTTTGCCCAAGTTAAGCTAGCAGTATTGAATACGCTTGGGATCCATTTATGAAAACTTTTCATGAATTTATAGCGAATATAAAAAACATTAAACACCATGCCCTTCTTCTTGTTTCAAGACAGTTTGAAAACAATGATTTTTCGGATGAGCATTTTCGTTTACTTATCAAAGCAAGTTGCGATATTGAATTATTTAAAAGTGAAAACACCTCTGCCTTTGAAATTGCCTCTAACCATAGTGATATATTTATTGCAGATAGACAGCGTAAAATATTGAGAATTGAAGATCTAAAAGCAATTAAAGAACTTTCTCTTTATCAACCCAATGAAGGCACCCGTCGTCTTTTTTTTATTGAAAATTGCGAAAGGATGAATGCAAATTCAGCCAATGCGCTGTTAAAAGCACTCGAAGAGCCTCAAGCTCATTCTTTATTTGTACTCACAACAAAAGATTTAAGCCTTGTCTTACCAACAATAACAAGCCGCTGTCTAAAAGTTTTTCTCCATTTTACGGACATCGAAAAGAAAAATATTGTGAGTGAATTAACACAAGAAGACTACAAAGCAATAAAGTTACAAGTGGATTCATTTAAAAATTCTATTTCTTATCTCAATCAAACCCTCTCCGAACAGATTATCAGTTCAATAAATCCTGTAAAACTAAAAAATATTATTGAACTATCGGAAAAACTTGCAAAAGAATACAAAGCTCATTTATTGCAAGACATAATTGTTTTTATAACATGTGAACGCCTTAAAAAAGAGCCTGATTTTCTCTCAGTTTCGAAATTTATCCTGTCGCAAATTTCGGAATGGAAAAACAATGAAAGCTTGAATCCTTCAACGCAATTGTGGCTCATTCGCATTTTCACCTGTTTTCAAGTTGCCTGAACAAGTTGATTTTCTAAAAAAATAAAGTGAAAATCCTCAGACAAAAATGGGGAGAATACACATGCGAACAATTCAACTGCACATCCGCTCATCCTTACCAAGCAATTTACATCCGCTTTGGGAGCTTGCGCGCAATGTTTGGTGGTCATGGAATAGCAACGCTATAAACTTATTTAGGCGGATCAATCCCCAAGAATATGAAGCCAGTGGCCCATGTCCACTTAAGCTTTTAAACACCCTACCTTCATCTACATGGGACAGTCTGAAAGAAGATGACGGATTTTTAGAGCACCTGAATGAAGTGTACAAAGAATTTTTAGATTATCTTGAAACAGGAACTAATAAAGTAACAGAATATAAAAATTCAAATATAATAGCCTATTTTTCAATGGAATTTGGTTTGCATGAAAGCATTCCACTTTATTCAGGAGGTCTAGGAGTACTCTCAGGTGATCATTTAAAAACGGCGAGTGATTTATCGTTACCTATGGTTGGCGTTGGCTTGTTTTATTCTGAAGGTTACTTTCGCCAAATATTAAATAAAGATGGTTGGCAAATAGAAAACTATGATACAAATGATCCTTTTTATTTACCGATGCAGCTTATGGTTGAATCTTCAAATAAGCCAATACTTGTTGATGTTGAAATTGCAGGTTCTAAAATATATTTTCAAATTTGGAAATTAAATGTAGGTAAAATTCCTCTTTATTTAATGGATACTAATGTTCCAGAAAATTCTGCTGAAAATCGTCTCATAACATCGCGCTTATATGCTGGTGGACAAGAGTTACGCATTCAACAAGAAATTATTTTAGGTGTTGGTGGGACTCGTGCTTTACAAAAAATACAAATTCAACCTTCTGTTTATCATCTTAATGAAGGTCACTCCGCTTTTTTAACTTTAGAAAGAATTTCTCAACTGATAAAAAAAGGTCTTGATTGGCAGGAAGCTCTTATCGCTATTAAAGGAACACAAGTTTTTACAGTCCATACGCCCGTACCTGCAGGGAACGATGCTTTTCCAGCACAAATGCTTGCTCATTATTTAGGCGATCTCTATAAAAACTATGGCATTCCTGATAATGAATTTTTTAATTTAGGCCGTCCTCCCGACAATCATGCTGAATTTTCCATGCCCGTCTTTGCTTTACGGACGAGTGGGCATAGAAATGGAGTGAGTCAGCTGCATAAAAAAGTGTCGAAAAAAATATGGAAACCGCTTTGGCCCGACCTCTTGGATTCAGAAGTCCCAATTAATGGTATCACCAATGGGATTCACACACGCACATGGCTGTGTAACGAATTGGTAGAGCTATTTGATTTTTATTTGGGTAAAGGATGGGATGCAAAATTAAATGATCCGACTATCTGGAAAAGAATTGAAAATATTCCAAATACTGAAATTTGGAATATCCACATGACTCGCAAAAGCCGCTTATTGTCATCCATACCAAAGTCATATTTATCTCCTGAATATTTAACAATTGGATTTGCCCGTCGATTTGCCAGTTATAAAAGAGGCAATCTTATCTTTCGTGACATAGAGCGACTTAAAAAACTCATGCAAAATAAAGACCGTCCGATACAATTAATTATATCAGGCAAATCTCATCCTGCAGATCATTTAGGGAAAGAAATTATTCAATCTGTTGTTAAATATATACAGAATGAAAATTTAAATTCAAATATTGTCTTTCTTGAAAATTACGATATGCAGATTGCGCATAAATTAGTGCGAGGAATTGATGTGTGGTTAAATACTCCTATCCGCCCCCTCGAGGCTTCAGCGACGAGTGGGATGAAAGTTGCCATTAATGGTGGATTAAATTTTTCCATCCTCGATGGTTGGTGGGACGAGGCCTACCATGAAGACCTGGGTTGGTGTATTGGTTCAAGAGAAATGCTCACTAATGAAAATTTAAGAGATGAACGAGATGCCCAAAGTTTATATGATACCTTAGAGTTTGCAATTGTTCCTCTCTATTATAGTTCTAAAGTACCAAATGAGTGGATTGAGAAAATGAAAAAAGCAATTTCAACACTCACTCCTCGCTTTAGCGCAAATAGAATGTTAATGGATTATACAAATCAGTCCTATCTACCCGCTGCAAAATTTCATGAAAAATGGTCTATGCACTCTACAGAGCAAATAAATGCATTAAAAAAACATATAAATAATGTGCAGGAATTAAAAGAAAAATGGCGACAAGTTGAAATAACTCGCGTGGAGTTAAAGCCTTCTGATACCGTAAGTGTCGGCGAGACTGTTACGTTACAGGTTGAAATATATTCACCCTTCCCTGAAAATTGGCTTGAAGTTAACCTAGTTTTTTCTAAATCTGACAACAATAAATCAGAAATTATAAGCAAAGATATTGTTATGCCATGTGTAGAAAAAGATTCTGGCAAAAAGTTTATCTACGTTACACATCTCGAAACTACCAATCCAGAAATCCGTACATATAATATCCGAGTGTGTCCAAATCCAATTATTTTTCCAGAACATCTTGATTTAAATTTAGTAGCACGTTAACAATATTTTGAATGCTTAATGATGAATTTTTTGAATTGAGAACGGTGGAATTATGAAGATACTAATGTTAGGATGGGAGTATCCTCCAATGATTTCTGGTGGCTTAGCAACAGCTACGGAAGGACTGATAAATGGGCTCATCTCTTTGGGGCATAAAGTAACACTTGTTTTACCTTATTTTCCCCATTCAGTAAAAATAAAAGGTCTCAAAATTGTCAGTCCCGAAAATCCATATATCCTTGACGAAGAAATTG
Coding sequences:
- the glgP gene encoding alpha-glucan family phosphorylase, which codes for MRTIQLHIRSSLPSNLHPLWELARNVWWSWNSNAINLFRRINPQEYEASGPCPLKLLNTLPSSTWDSLKEDDGFLEHLNEVYKEFLDYLETGTNKVTEYKNSNIIAYFSMEFGLHESIPLYSGGLGVLSGDHLKTASDLSLPMVGVGLFYSEGYFRQILNKDGWQIENYDTNDPFYLPMQLMVESSNKPILVDVEIAGSKIYFQIWKLNVGKIPLYLMDTNVPENSAENRLITSRLYAGGQELRIQQEIILGVGGTRALQKIQIQPSVYHLNEGHSAFLTLERISQLIKKGLDWQEALIAIKGTQVFTVHTPVPAGNDAFPAQMLAHYLGDLYKNYGIPDNEFFNLGRPPDNHAEFSMPVFALRTSGHRNGVSQLHKKVSKKIWKPLWPDLLDSEVPINGITNGIHTRTWLCNELVELFDFYLGKGWDAKLNDPTIWKRIENIPNTEIWNIHMTRKSRLLSSIPKSYLSPEYLTIGFARRFASYKRGNLIFRDIERLKKLMQNKDRPIQLIISGKSHPADHLGKEIIQSVVKYIQNENLNSNIVFLENYDMQIAHKLVRGIDVWLNTPIRPLEASATSGMKVAINGGLNFSILDGWWDEAYHEDLGWCIGSREMLTNENLRDERDAQSLYDTLEFAIVPLYYSSKVPNEWIEKMKKAISTLTPRFSANRMLMDYTNQSYLPAAKFHEKWSMHSTEQINALKKHINNVQELKEKWRQVEITRVELKPSDTVSVGETVTLQVEIYSPFPENWLEVNLVFSKSDNNKSEIISKDIVMPCVEKDSGKKFIYVTHLETTNPEIRTYNIRVCPNPIIFPEHLDLNLVAR
- the tmk gene encoding dTMP kinase, with the protein product MAFIVFEGGEGVGKSTQIELLFTSLKQQGITCTLTREPGGTPFAEDIRALFKRINAHGDAPLPLTELLLITAARAQHIQKVIEPGLKKGEHIICDRFLDSTYVYQSFVGKVEKQVVDAISQYALQNIIPDLTLVLTADPQKALSRIKKEKRRTEDRLDSFSNDIHTQIMNGYKEILTNKLPYPSGKVPVRIAIDANASVENVFAQVKLAVLNTLGIHL